A genomic stretch from Lathyrus oleraceus cultivar Zhongwan6 chromosome 2, CAAS_Psat_ZW6_1.0, whole genome shotgun sequence includes:
- the LOC127123650 gene encoding uncharacterized mitochondrial protein AtMg00810-like has protein sequence MAKFEPVNAKKALSDPKWICVIKEGLESIEKNSSWELVDLSKREEVNWCEVDVQSEGSNGECISKFKSELMDEFEMKDIGLMTYFLGIEFHKSEMGLLMHQRRYALEILKKCEIVHCNAAISSAEPRLQLSKNEDEKDVDPTQYRRLIGSLRYLGNTRPDLAFNVGIVSRFMERTKVSYIAAVKRILRYVKGSVGRGILFHAAGRNCILLGFTDSN, from the exons ATGGCCAAATTCGAACCCGTTAATGCGAAAAAGGCTTTAAGTGATCCAAAGTGGATTTGTGTTATAAAAGAAGGGTTGGAATCCATTGAGAAAAACAGTAGTTGGGAGTTAGTTGATCTATCAAAAAGGGAGGAAGTCAATTGGTGTGAAGTGGATGTTCAAAGTGAAG GCAGTAATGGCGAGTGCATTTCAAAGTTCAAGAGTGAACTTATGGATGAATTTGAGATGAAGGACATTGGTCTTATGACTTATTTTCTTGGCATTGAGTTCCACAAGTCCGAAATGGGACTGCTCATGCATCAAAGGAGATATGCTCTTGAGATATTGAAAAAGTGTGAAATAGTGCATTGCAATGCTGCCATTTCTTCAGCTGAACCAAGATTGCAATTGTCTAAGAATGAGGATGAAAAAGATGTTGATCCAACTCAATATAGGAGGTTGATTGGATCTTTGCGTTACTTGGGCAATACACGACCGGACCTAGCGTTTAATGTAGGTATtgtgagtagattcatggagagaACGAAGGTGTCTTATATAGCAGCAGTCAAGAGGATCCTACGTTATGTCAAAGGTTCTGTTGGCCGCGGGATTCTCTTTCACGCAGCGGGCAGAAACTGCATTTTGCTCGGTTTTACCGATTCTAACTGA